The window GAGCGGGCGCAACGGCCGGCTGCACAGGCGCAACGGCCGGCTGAGCGGGCGCAACAGGCGGTTGAGCGGGCGCAACAGGAGGCTGAACGGGCGCAACGGGCGGTTGAGCGGCCGCGACAGGCGGCTGAGCGGGCGCGACAGGCGGCTGTGCGGGCGCAACGGCCGGTTGAGCGGGCGCAACGGCTGGTTGAGCGGGCGCGACAGGCGGCTGAGCGGGCGCAACGGGCGGCTGAGCGGCCGCGACGGGGGCCAACAGGCTTTGAAGGGCCAGATTCGCCCCGCGGATCTCCTCGGCCGGAGCCAGGGCGAAGCGAAGGTCCAGCGAGGCCGCCCTGCGCAATTCCTCCTGGGTCCCCGTGTCCAGGGGGTCCGAGACCGCTACGAGCAACACCGACCCGCGATCCTGGAACTCCAGGGGAAAAGCGTTCAAGCGCTCCAGGAGGTCCAACGGCAGGATGTTTTGGGTTGACTCGTTGGTCACGTAATCCTGCACATCGACCACGGGCAACATGAACTGGAGCCCCAGGGCCTCCGTGACCTGGCGCTCCGTCAGAATCCCCAGGCCCACCAGGATAGCCCCCAAACGCTTGTCCGAGTCCACGGCCTTAGCGCTCAGCCCCCGCTCCAGCTCCTCGGGCGTGACCATGCGAGCCTCAAGCAAAATGTCTCCAAACCTTTTTTTAGCCATCGTAATCGAGAACCTCCGCCTCCTGACTCAACGACACAACAAAAACGCTCCCGGAGCCCTTGGTGAGGGATCAGAGCACTACGTGCGTCCCCGCCCTATCCGCCACGGCTCTGCCCAAGGACTGAGGATCCGTGATGACGGCGCGTCGCCCATCCCTGCCGGGGCGCTCCAGAAACTGAATAACGGCCTGGATCTTGGGGAGCATACTGCCCGGCGCGAAATGCCCCTCATCCGCATAACGTTCCAGCTCCGCAGCCGTCACCCGGCTCAGTGGCCTCTGGTCCGCACTGCCGAAGTTGACGCAAACTTGAGGGACCCCCGTGGAGATGACCAAGAGGTCGGCCCTCAGACGCGAGGCCAGGAGGCTCGACGCGAAGTCCTTGTCGATGACGGCATCCCGCCCCTCGAGGGTACCGTCCGGACGCCGAATCACGGGGATGCCGCCGCCGCCGACGGCGATGAGACAGTACCCCTGGCTCAGCAGGCTCTCGATGACCGGGGCCTCGATAATCTCCCTCGGCCTCGGGGAGGCCACCACCCGGCGGTAGCCGCGTCCGGCATCGCTGACCAGAGCCCAGTCGGGATGCTCGCGGCGCACCCGTTCCACCTGATCCTCCCCCAAAAAGGAACCTATCGGTTTCGAGGGTTTTCCAAACGCGGGGTCGTCCGCATCCACCAGGACCTGGGTTACGACCGTTACGGCGGTCTTATCCATCCTCCTCCGCCGGAACTCGTTGCCCATGGCCTGTTGGATTTGATATCCTATGGCCCCCTGCGTGTCCGCGCCGCAGTTCACCAGAGGAACCGGATGTATCCCCTCCATCCGCTCGGCGATCTCCGAACGCCGCAGGGCAAACCCCACTTGAGGGCCATTGCCGTGAGTGATAACCACGTCATAGCCGCCCTCCATCATATCCGCGATATGGACCGCCGTCTCACATATGGCCGCGTACTGATCCGCTACGGTCTTATGAGCCTCATCCTTGATCAGCGAGTTTCCCCCGATCGCGACCACCGCCAGCCTGCCCATAAAAGTTCCCCGCCCCTTTCGTCATCCCATGAGGTCCAACCGCCCCATAGGACGCCCACATCACGCCCGAACGCTCCCGCCTCGGTGGGGTGAGGTCACGTCGTACTCGTTATCGTTATCGGTATCGGATCGAAAAAACTTTTATTGATTGTACCATTTCAAAGGGATACAATCCACAGGGTACCGAGCCCGATGAGCGGAACGGCACGAGGTACTCTCTTCTAAGTTTATTTGCAGGGAGCGATGGAGATGTCCGAACTTTATGGTCTGATCCTCACGGGAGGAAGCGGAACGCGGCTATGGCCGAGGTCCCGTGAGGACCTACCCAAACAGTTTCTGGCCCTGTCCGGCACGCGGACACTGTTCCAGGAGACGATCGTGCGGATGCTGCGCATCCTGCCCGTGGAACACCTTCGGGCGGTGACCGGAGCCCAGTGGGGCTCCCTGGTGGCCCATCAGGCCCGGGAGGTCGCGGGGCCGTTCGAGGACCTCATCGTGACGGAGCCGACGATGCGCAGCACGGCGCCGGCAATCCTGTTGGGCTGCGAGTCGCTCCGGGAGTCGGGCGCGCAGGACGAGGACATCGTGATCGTCACCCCCAGCGACCACATCGTCCGGAACTCGGACGCCTTCGCCTCGGCCCTGGAGCGCGCGGCGGAGGCCGCGGCCGCGGGATACCTGGCGACATTGGGCATCGTCCCCGACCGGCCCGATACCGGTTTCGGCTACATCCGCAAAGGTGTGGGGCGAGGAGCCTGGTTCGAGGCCGAGGCGTTCGTGGAAAAACCCGACCTGGGTACCGCTCGGGAGTACCTGCGAAGCGGCGCCTATCTCTGGAACGGCGGCGTGTTCGTCTTCTCCCTCGGCTCTCTCCAGCGGGAGCTCGAGCGGACGGCCCCGGACCTGGCCGCCCTAGCGGGGCGGGGAGCGGAGGCGCTGGCCGGGGACTTCGAGGGCATCGAGCCCGTCTCCTTCGACTGCGCCGTCATGGAGCGGGCGCGGAGGGTGGCGGTGGTTCCGCTGGACGCGGGCTGGTCCGACGTCGGCTCCTGGGACGCGCTGCACGAGGTGTCCGACCGCGACGACCGGGGCAACGCAACGATCGGGGATGTGACGCTCCGGAACGCCTCCGACTGCTTCGTGGATTCCCGGAACCGGCTGACGGTGCTGAGCGACGTCGAGGACCTCATCGTCGTCGATTCGCCCGACGCCCTCTTCGTCACGCGGCGCGGGGCCTCCCAGGGCGTGCGCGACGTCGTCCGGAGGCTGAAGGCCGAGGGGCGGCGGGAGGTCAGCCAGATCTCCGAGTGCACGAGACCCTGGGGGGCCTACCGGGTCCTCTGCGAGGCGGAACGCTTCAAGGTCCGGCACTTGGTGATGACGCCGGGCAAGGCGGCATCCTTCCCGCCCCGCTGCCACAGCGTCGAGCACTGGGTCGTCGTGAAGGGGGCGGCGCGCGTGCGCCTCGGAGACGAGGAGCACTTCATTCCCGAGGGGGACGGGATCTTCATCCCCAAGAACGTTCCCTGCCGGCTGGAGAACTGCGGGCGGATCGGCCTTGAGGTCATATCGGTCCTGGAGGGCGAATATTTAGGCGAGGGCGAGGGCGAGGACGTCATTCTGAAAAAAGCCTGAAGGTCTGCGAACGCTGGATTGCGATGATGAGAGCGACACGGCACAAACACCTGTGATTCAGCGTTTTTCTGTTTTCTCACGCTTCTTCGGAAAACAGAAGAAGCTCCGCGGTTTCCGGAACATGACCCTTCCTTAAAGCCTTATCCCGCAGGGAGTTTTGTTCCACATCCTCGTTTCCCCAATGATCCCAGCCCTTACGGGCAAAGCGCGCAAAAAGCTCGAGATAGGGGCCGGGAGAGCAACTCTCAATGATGCATATATATCGTTGGGCTTTATTGTAAATCCAAGCCACTGACTATGGGGGTGGTCAATAAATACTTTACGTGTGATAATAGAAACACTGAATTAAATACGGGAACGTGTCCTGCGTTTCCTCGAAGGAGGTGGGCGGGTGTCGGGCAAATCCTGGAAGAGGCGTATCTTGCTGGTCCGGCATGGCCAGACCGATTGGAACCTGCGTTATTGCTTTCAGGGCCAGACGGATGTTCCCCTGAACGCCGAGGGGCTGGCTCAGGCAGAACGCCTGGCGGAACGTTTCGCGCAGTGGCCCGCGGAAAAAGTCTATTCCAGCCCCCTGCAGCGGGCGCTGAGTACGGCGCAGACCCTGGCAAAGCCTCGCGGGCTCTGGACCGTGATACTGGATGGCTTGAAGGAGATCCATTTCGGGTCCTGGGAGGGACGCTCCATTCGGGCGGTGGAACGGGAGGAGAGGGGTGCGTTTCGGGCCTGGATGCGCGATCCCTTCTTCAACATGCCGCCCGGCGCCGAGACCTGGGAGGCCATAAGGGACCGGGTGGAGAGGGCCCTCGAGTTGATTCTGATGGATCCGCACGAGCGGTTTGCCATCGTGACCCACGGCGGCATCATCAGGGCGCTCTTCGCGGTGCTGCTGGGGCTTGATCCGCATACCGTCTGGCGCCTCAGGGTGTTCAACTGTTCCCTGAGCGGGGTGGAGCTTGGACCGGACGGGCCGGCTCTCGTCTTCTCGAACGACGACCTGCATCTGCGTTGGGCGTCTGAAAGTGGATCCGGAGATACCGGAGGGCGCCCTCTGCCCCTATGGTAAAATCGCGGCGCACTCCCGGCCCTTTGCGCTCCGGAGCCCCGTTCAAGCGGTCCTGTCCGGGAATGAGAGAGAGTTTTCGGCGCGGACGGGTGCAACTATGATCCGGGAAACGAGGTGATCGTCCGCCCTATGGAGGAGAGAACGGAGGAGAGAACATCGGCTTCGCTGAGCCCCGAGAGGGAAAGGGCTCTGTGGGCGCTCTGCCGTTCCGGTGACGCGAATGCCCGCGAGGAATTGATCGTCGCCTACAGGCCCCTTGTCTTTTGGGTCGCGGGGCGAATCCATGCAGCCCCCTCCTTGAGGCAGGATCTCGTCCAAGAGGGAATGTTGGCTATGATCGGGGCCGTGGATCGGTTCGACCCCGACCGGGACCTGAAGTTCGCCACCTATGCCTGCCATCGGATCCGGGGGCAGATGCTCAATATGCTGGAGCGTTCGGAGCGCCGTGCCCCGGTCCCTGTTCCGGACGAGTGGCTCGAGGTCGTCCCCGCGCCGGGGGACGAGGACTGGCTGGATGTCGCCGAAAGCATCGCCCGCCTGCGGGGGCGTGAGGCGGAGGTGGTCTCCGCCCTCTTCTTCGAGGGAAAGGACCCCAGGGCCGTGGCTGACGAGCAGCACCTGGACGTCAGCCACGTGTATCGCCTGCGGCGCAGCGCCATTGCCCGCATTCGGAGCTGGCTGGGGCTGCCCTCCACCCAACAGGCTTCCCAATAGGCCTTCCAACAGGTTTTTGGGAGTCTGGAACGGAAATTTCTTACCCCAGGTCTGGGGGCAGGACCCCCAGACCTGTTCTTGTCCCTACATCCAGGGGAGGGTGTCGGGGTTCTCGTTATGGTGAAGAAAATACTCCATGCAGTGGACGAGGGCGCGCTCGCCCCCGAGCGAGCCGCTCTTGGAGATTAAGGGGAGCCCGTCGAAGGGTCCTCCGGACAGGCTCAGGAGCGTGATCCCCTCCTGGATCTCCCGTTCCAGGGCCACGTTCTCCGCCTTGACCCTCCGGGCAATGCGCACGGCGCAGTCCCCGCCGGTGATACACAGCCCTCCTATCTTCGTGCGTCCCATGATCTCGCGGACCGTGTCCGCCATCAGGTCCATGAACCCTTCGATGTCCCCGTTCGGGTATTCGCCACGCACAAAACGTTTTTCCTCCGTCGTCGCGATGAGCAGAATGGACTGCCCGCAGCGGAGCAGCGGCTCCGCCTCGTCCGCCGCCCTGACGCGGGCCTCTGCAACCCGGTCGGTCCCAAGCCCTTCGGCCGAGACGCCAATGGCCTGGACGAATCCATTTTCCAGAAGCTGGCGCGCCTGGCGCACGCTCCGCGGGTGAGCCGTCCCAACGACGAAGACAAAGGGCTTCGGAGCCGTGGCCAGGGCCTCGGCGAGCCCGACGGACCCCACCCAGAGCACCTCTTTGGCGGGCCGGGCCCTCAGGACGCCCCGCACGATCATCCTGAGGTCCTCGTCGTTCTCGGCGTCGAAGCAATAGCAACCCTTGTTGGCGGCGATCTCCGTCGTCCTGCCCGATCGGACCTGGTCGGCCGGGATCTCGCGAGGATCCAGCCCCGCCTGGGCGAGCAGGGCAACGGCTGCGGCCGAGCTGGCGGACTGCGAGGTCGTCACGGTAAGGGACGACATCCGCTCGTGCTTGTCCAGGTAGACGGTTCCCTCCTCAATGGCCCGGCGGCTGCGGGAGAAGGCGGACACGACGACGATGGTGTCGAACCCCATCTCGCGGGCCAGCACCTGCACCTCGGGCCCGACGTTGCCCCGAAGGCCCGGCTCGACGCGTTTGAAGAAGATGGTACTGTCCTTCCAGGGCATCAGGTCGCGTGCAACGTTCTCAATCTTGCTGCCGGCACGCTCCGGGGAATAAAAAAAGGTTTCGGTGTCGACGGCGACGACGGAGTATTTCCTGAGGGACCCCAGAGAACCCGAATCCAGGGTCACGGCGGCACGGTAACCCCCGTTCATGAACTTTGCCGCGGTCTCCACGGCCCCGGTGTAATCGTCGGCGACAACCACGTAATCGAACATGCTGCGACTCCTCCTCACAACGGCTTGAAAAACACGGTCTGAAAATCTTCAGTCGGGCGCCAATCCTACAGATATTTTAAGTCCCTCCGGCCGTCCAGGAAACCCTGCGGGGCGTCCGGGACGAGCAGGGTGTCCTCGTCAGAAGATAGATTGTATTGGAAGGTACATTGCATCACGAGTTTTTGAACAGCGGGACGAGGATGTCCACGACCTCCCTTCCCCGTTCCGTGGCGGGCCTCTCGCCCGGGAGCGGGAGCGTGTCCGGCTTAACCTCGAGGGCCATGCAAAGTCGGTCCAGAAGCCCCGGGTGCCGTTCCGAGGGAAGAAACCCCAAAAAGTTCGTCATGAAGTTCCTCAGGACCGCGCGCTGGTCCTCCTGGAGCCAGAAACACAGGACCTCGCCCCAGGACTTGGGCGTCGAGGGGGGGGGGATCAGGAGCTCCGCCAGGGCGGCGAGCCGGGCGTGGTCGTCCGGGGAAAGGTCAAAGTACTCGTCCAGACGAAACCTCAGGGCCTCGAACTGAGCGAAGTCCTCAGGTTCCGTCAGGGCACAGGCGAACTCCAGCAAGAGCTCGGACGCACAGTAGTCCGGGGAGAGCCGCGCGCCCATCTCCATGGGCACGAGAAGGACGGGGTCCTCCCAACGATAGTCCTTCCCAGCGATGCCGAGGTTTGGAAGGATCCCGTAGCCCTCCACCCGAGCGGTCTCCACGATTCTTTTCCTGTCCGCCCCCCTGGGTTTGGAGTCCGGTTCGCTGTAGGGAATCCCCATCAGGTCCGCCAGGGCGGCGAGCGTCGTCCGGGTTGGACCGGTCAATTCTGCCCCGGGGTCGGCATCCCCTCGAAGGCGAAGGACGAAGCCCTCCAGGTCGGGACGGTCGGTCAGTTCCTTCGCCTCCCGCTCGGCGGCGGTCTGGGAGACCTCCCGCATCAGGTCCCTCCAAACCGAGATCAGGGGGGCGAAGGGCTCGAGGTCCTCAAAGAAGTTGGGGAGCTCCAGAACCCCGCCGGAGGCATTCTTCTCGGAGGTCAGCGAGGGATTTGTCGGGACATAGGCCAGAAAAACGGAGGTCCTGGGGCGGGTGATCACGAGCCCCCCCTTGCAGGCGTTCCGATACCGGGGTGAGAACTGTTCGAACAGGGCCTCCGAATGCAGCATGGGGGAAGGGGCGGAGCCGTCTTTTTCCGGGCCCTCGTCGGACGCGGCGCGCAGGGTCCGGGAGGAGCGCATCAGGGTGAAGGCCACGATGGCGGGCAGGGACAGCCCGGAGTTGGCGTAAGGGCCCAGCAGCATGCCGAGCAGCTCGTCGGGGACGACGGCGAGGGTCTTGCAGAAGGCCAGGAGGTCCTCCTCGGGCAGCCAGAGCTTGACGGCCATCCAGGTGACGAAGCGGATCAGGCTGTCCCTAAGGCTCTCCCAGCGGAGGAGCGGCATCAGGCGAAAGGCCTCACTGATGCAGATTCCCAGATCCAGACGGTCGACCAGGGCTCGGCGTTCGAGGCCGAAGAGCCACAGAGCCGGGTAACAGATGTGCTGAGGGGGCTGGATGCGCCCCTCTGCCAGCCATGTCAGGTAAATTCCGCGCTGGAGCGGCGTCATGGCCTCATAGGAGACGGCTCCGTCGGTCGGAAGCGGCGTCTCCTCGTTTGGGTACTCGACGGGCAGGGTTACGTCGATACAGCAGGGCTCCGCCGTGGTGCTGGAGCCGTCGGACCAGTAGGTGACGGGCCCGAGGATGACGAGGTCCCCAATCTGGAGCGAGCCCGTCTTTCCGCACCAGCGCAGAAGCAGAGGAGCGGTTCCCGGCTTCTTTCGTTCCTGCGGGGTCCCGTAGGAGTAGGGCGAATCTCCGCCCAGGGCCGCCGGGGCCGCGGAGGAGTACGTGGCGCTCGCCACGGCGCTTGGAGAACTGATCGGGGCCGCGGCCAGGACCGGGGTGAGGGGGTCTATCCCCTCCTGGATGGCCGGAAGGCCCGCCTGACCTTCGGTCCTCTCCTCCGAAGCGGCCGGAGAGGCGTGTTTTTCGTTCGCTTCATCTCTTTCGCTTTTTTTGCTCGTGAGGGCCGTCCTCTCCTCGGAGGGGCCGACGAGGACGAGGAGATCGGGCTCCTCGGAGGGAGACGAGGCAGGCTGCGGCATTCCTTCGCCGGGATCGCCGGGGATGGGCTGTGCCGGGGCCTCTTCAGGGACGGCACGCCTCGCCTGCTGCTTGAGCAGGGCCCCGACGGCCACGACAACGACAATCCCGATCATCAGAAAAAGCACGGATCCGCCTCCGTTCTATCAGTGTGGAACGCAGTGGGGAACGTAGCCACACCGGTAAAGCGAAGGCTCGGTCCCTTTGTCCTTCATTATATACGTTCCCTGGCCTTTTTGCCGTTAGGGGCGAAAAACAGGGCTGTTCCGCGAAAGCCGCCGGAGGGTATAATCTTGCGTGGAACCCGAGAGGATCGAATCCGGAAGGATTGAACCCGGAAGGATCGCAAACTCCGTCTCAAGCACCGTACTTTGATGCGGGGAGAGCCGAGGGGAAAGACGTTTTTTTGAGAAGGGAAGTGTGTTTTGTTGAGCTGTCTTGCCACGTTTAAGACGACCAGCATGGCGCTCTTGTTCGAGCGGTCCTGCAGGGAGGCCGGAATTGGGGCGCGCATCGCCCCCGTTCCCCGCAGGCTGTCCTCCAGCTGCGGACTGGCCTGCGAGTTCCCCTGTGAGGAGCGGGCGAGGGCGGAGGCCCTGGCCGCGGAGCGCAGAATCGAGGTCGCCGCCGTGCACGACCTGGAAAAAATTTAAGGGAGGCCCGGGTCCCCGGGCCTCCCTTGGAAAAAACGGATTTTGAGGTTCGACTCGGATATCTCTGTCAGGCCTTCGGCATAAACCGCCCCAAAATGCCCCCGACGACCCCGCCGATAAGGGCGGTGAAGATCCAGGCAAATCCATCCGGCCCAAGGGGAATGGAGACCAACATGTCTTTGACGCGGTCGGCAACGGCACTCACATGCTGCAGTCCATAGAGGATGCCCATCAGGAACGCCCCGGCGACGGCCCCGCGGTAGAGCCCGGTGCTGAAACCGAAGTCGAAGAGGTTCAGCAGGATCAGGACGATGGCCACGGGATAAAGGGCGTAGAGTACCGGCACGGACAGGGAGATGATGTACTTGACCCCGTAGACGGAGAGCACCGCGCTGACCAGGACGATGATCCAGACCAGGGCTCTGTACGTCACCTTCTTGTTCAGGAGCCTTTCGAAGTACTCCGAGACCGCCGTGGTCAGTCCGATCGACGTGGTAAGGCAGGCGAAGATGATGGAGATGGACAGGGCATACCGGCCGAAGTCGCCTCCAATCCTACCGATGAGCTCGACGGTGATCTTGGTATGACCCTCGTTGCCCTGGAAGAGCCCCGAGCCCGTGGCCCCCAGGTAGATGAGCCCTCCGTAGACGAAGAGGAAGCCCAGCATGGCCACGATGGCGACCTTGACGGCCATAGCCATCCCCTCGCCGGTACTCCCGTGCCCACGGCTCGTGATGCTGGCCATGATGATCGCCGCGAAGGCCATCGAGGCGAGCGCGTCCATAGTCTGGTACCCCTCGGTGAAACTCATGGCAAAGGAATTCGGGACGCGGGGGTCGATCGGCTGGCCGACCGGAGCGACGATCCCCTTGATGATAACGAAAGCCAACATGACGATCAGCACGGGCGTGAAGTACTTTCCGATCTGATCCACGATCTTGGAGGGGTTGAGCGAGAAATAGAGGGTGATCGCGAAGAAGATCGCGGAGACGGCGATCGCCTCCCAGGAGATCCCCATGACGGGGCTGGCGTGAAGGGGCCCCAGGAAGGGGAGGATCCCTACCTCGAAGGTCGTCGCCGCAGTTCGGGGAATGGCGAACATCGGCCCGATGCACAGGAGGATGGCAAAGTTGAATACCTTGGCGAAGGACATGCTGACCTTGCCCGCGAACCTGTCAACGTCGCCGCCCGCCCTGAACGTGGCGAGCAGCCCCAGGAGGGGCATCCCCATGCCCGTGATCGTGAACCCCAAAAGGGCCTTAAACCAATCACTGCCCGTCATGATCCCGATGTAAGGCGGGAAGATGACGTTGCCCGCCCCAAAGAACATGGCGAACAGGGCGAAACCCATCACGAGAATTTCCTTGTTTTTCGACTGCATACGCTCACAACTCCTTCTACCTGTATTTTGTTCGAACCCCCCACTCGTGAAGGTCCATGGAGCTCGTAAAAATGGGGCGATGCTTGAAAAACACCGAAACGATCCGACGGAATACCGCCAAACACAGAATAAGATGGGAACACGGCTGCCGCTCTCGCGCGAGAGCCTCCAGAAGAGCATCTAGCTTACATGATATTGAAATAACCTGATTTGTCAAGGTTCTCATTTGAACTTATAATCTAAAAGAAACAGCAGAAGGAAAAGAGGAAAATACGCATAAAGCGTTTGATGTTACACCTGTTATGGGATAAAATAGAGCGTGACGTTCCGGGCTTTCCGTATCGGAACGAAGGTGTTTTGCTCTTTGCCTCCGGCGTTGGGGTAAGACCTGCCCCAAACATACTTCTTGAATTACGTTACAAACACCACCTTTATCCTCCCCCCCTTCGCGTCCGGCCCCCCCAGGGGGGGGCGCCTGACGTTTTCACCATCGGCTCCGAGGCTCGAAGCCCTTTCAAATCGAAGCTCTTTCAAAAAAGGTCACTGGAGCTGGAGGCGTGCGGCCTTCAGCACGTTTTTCGCCAGCACGGAGGTCGTCACGGCCCCCACGCCGCCCGGGACGGGGCTGATCATGGAGACGACCGGCTCCACGGCGCCGAAGTCGACGTCGCCGCACAGCTTGCCCTCGGCGTCCACGTTGATCCCCACGTCCACCACGATGCTCCTGTCCGTGACGCAGTCCGCGCCGATCATCCCGGCCTTGCCGGCCGCCGCCACCAGGACGTCCGCCCTGCGGCAAACCGCGGGCATGTCGACGGTGCGGGTGTGGCAGATCGTCACGGTGGCGTGCTTCGCCAACATCAACATAGCCAGGGGGCGCCCCACCACCATGCTGCGTCCCACAATCGTCACGTTCTTACCCTTGAGCTCGACCTTGTAGTGCTCCAACATCTCCATCACGGCGCCCGGCGTGCAGGGCGGAAAGCCATCGTCCTCGCCCGCAAAGACCTTCGCCGCGCTCAGGGGGCTCATGCCGTCCACGTCCTTGCGCGGGTCGATGGCCCGCCGCAGGGGCTCGCTGTCCAAGTGCTTCGGCAGGGGCCGGAACAGCAGGATGCCGTGCACCGACGGGTCGTCGTTGATCTCTTCAAATTCGCTCTCGAGCCTGCGCTGTTCGATGTCCTCGGGAAACTCGTACACCTCCACGGTGAAGCCCAGCCCCCCGAACCGCTTCAGGGCGCCGCGCTCGTAGGCCAGGTCGTCGCCCCTCGCCCCAATGCGGACAATCGCCAGCTTGGGATCGATGCCCTTGGCCCGCAGCGCGGCATGCTCCGCCTGCAGGGCCTCCTTCATGCTCGCGGAGACCTCCGCGCCCTTCATCTGTACCGCCATGTTCCCGTCTCCCTTCTCCGTTTGGACGTCCGGCGCCTTGCGCGCCGTTTTTTCCCTGTAC is drawn from uncultured Fretibacterium sp. and contains these coding sequences:
- the arcC gene encoding carbamate kinase — encoded protein: MGRLAVVAIGGNSLIKDEAHKTVADQYAAICETAVHIADMMEGGYDVVITHGNGPQVGFALRRSEIAERMEGIHPVPLVNCGADTQGAIGYQIQQAMGNEFRRRRMDKTAVTVVTQVLVDADDPAFGKPSKPIGSFLGEDQVERVRREHPDWALVSDAGRGYRRVVASPRPREIIEAPVIESLLSQGYCLIAVGGGGIPVIRRPDGTLEGRDAVIDKDFASSLLASRLRADLLVISTGVPQVCVNFGSADQRPLSRVTAAELERYADEGHFAPGSMLPKIQAVIQFLERPGRDGRRAVITDPQSLGRAVADRAGTHVVL
- a CDS encoding mannose-1-phosphate guanylyltransferase/mannose-6-phosphate isomerase, with amino-acid sequence MSELYGLILTGGSGTRLWPRSREDLPKQFLALSGTRTLFQETIVRMLRILPVEHLRAVTGAQWGSLVAHQAREVAGPFEDLIVTEPTMRSTAPAILLGCESLRESGAQDEDIVIVTPSDHIVRNSDAFASALERAAEAAAAGYLATLGIVPDRPDTGFGYIRKGVGRGAWFEAEAFVEKPDLGTAREYLRSGAYLWNGGVFVFSLGSLQRELERTAPDLAALAGRGAEALAGDFEGIEPVSFDCAVMERARRVAVVPLDAGWSDVGSWDALHEVSDRDDRGNATIGDVTLRNASDCFVDSRNRLTVLSDVEDLIVVDSPDALFVTRRGASQGVRDVVRRLKAEGRREVSQISECTRPWGAYRVLCEAERFKVRHLVMTPGKAASFPPRCHSVEHWVVVKGAARVRLGDEEHFIPEGDGIFIPKNVPCRLENCGRIGLEVISVLEGEYLGEGEGEDVILKKA
- a CDS encoding histidine phosphatase family protein, translated to MSGKSWKRRILLVRHGQTDWNLRYCFQGQTDVPLNAEGLAQAERLAERFAQWPAEKVYSSPLQRALSTAQTLAKPRGLWTVILDGLKEIHFGSWEGRSIRAVEREERGAFRAWMRDPFFNMPPGAETWEAIRDRVERALELILMDPHERFAIVTHGGIIRALFAVLLGLDPHTVWRLRVFNCSLSGVELGPDGPALVFSNDDLHLRWASESGSGDTGGRPLPLW
- a CDS encoding sigma-70 family RNA polymerase sigma factor yields the protein MEERTEERTSASLSPERERALWALCRSGDANAREELIVAYRPLVFWVAGRIHAAPSLRQDLVQEGMLAMIGAVDRFDPDRDLKFATYACHRIRGQMLNMLERSERRAPVPVPDEWLEVVPAPGDEDWLDVAESIARLRGREAEVVSALFFEGKDPRAVADEQHLDVSHVYRLRRSAIARIRSWLGLPSTQQASQ
- a CDS encoding four-carbon acid sugar kinase family protein: MFDYVVVADDYTGAVETAAKFMNGGYRAAVTLDSGSLGSLRKYSVVAVDTETFFYSPERAGSKIENVARDLMPWKDSTIFFKRVEPGLRGNVGPEVQVLAREMGFDTIVVVSAFSRSRRAIEEGTVYLDKHERMSSLTVTTSQSASSAAAVALLAQAGLDPREIPADQVRSGRTTEIAANKGCYCFDAENDEDLRMIVRGVLRARPAKEVLWVGSVGLAEALATAPKPFVFVVGTAHPRSVRQARQLLENGFVQAIGVSAEGLGTDRVAEARVRAADEAEPLLRCGQSILLIATTEEKRFVRGEYPNGDIEGFMDLMADTVREIMGRTKIGGLCITGGDCAVRIARRVKAENVALEREIQEGITLLSLSGGPFDGLPLISKSGSLGGERALVHCMEYFLHHNENPDTLPWM
- a CDS encoding TerB N-terminal domain-containing protein: MLFLMIGIVVVVAVGALLKQQARRAVPEEAPAQPIPGDPGEGMPQPASSPSEEPDLLVLVGPSEERTALTSKKSERDEANEKHASPAASEERTEGQAGLPAIQEGIDPLTPVLAAAPISSPSAVASATYSSAAPAALGGDSPYSYGTPQERKKPGTAPLLLRWCGKTGSLQIGDLVILGPVTYWSDGSSTTAEPCCIDVTLPVEYPNEETPLPTDGAVSYEAMTPLQRGIYLTWLAEGRIQPPQHICYPALWLFGLERRALVDRLDLGICISEAFRLMPLLRWESLRDSLIRFVTWMAVKLWLPEEDLLAFCKTLAVVPDELLGMLLGPYANSGLSLPAIVAFTLMRSSRTLRAASDEGPEKDGSAPSPMLHSEALFEQFSPRYRNACKGGLVITRPRTSVFLAYVPTNPSLTSEKNASGGVLELPNFFEDLEPFAPLISVWRDLMREVSQTAAEREAKELTDRPDLEGFVLRLRGDADPGAELTGPTRTTLAALADLMGIPYSEPDSKPRGADRKRIVETARVEGYGILPNLGIAGKDYRWEDPVLLVPMEMGARLSPDYCASELLLEFACALTEPEDFAQFEALRFRLDEYFDLSPDDHARLAALAELLIPPPSTPKSWGEVLCFWLQEDQRAVLRNFMTNFLGFLPSERHPGLLDRLCMALEVKPDTLPLPGERPATERGREVVDILVPLFKNS
- a CDS encoding DUF3343 domain-containing protein; translated protein: MSCLATFKTTSMALLFERSCREAGIGARIAPVPRRLSSSCGLACEFPCEERARAEALAAERRIEVAAVHDLEKI
- the brnQ gene encoding branched-chain amino acid transport system II carrier protein; the encoded protein is MQSKNKEILVMGFALFAMFFGAGNVIFPPYIGIMTGSDWFKALLGFTITGMGMPLLGLLATFRAGGDVDRFAGKVSMSFAKVFNFAILLCIGPMFAIPRTAATTFEVGILPFLGPLHASPVMGISWEAIAVSAIFFAITLYFSLNPSKIVDQIGKYFTPVLIVMLAFVIIKGIVAPVGQPIDPRVPNSFAMSFTEGYQTMDALASMAFAAIIMASITSRGHGSTGEGMAMAVKVAIVAMLGFLFVYGGLIYLGATGSGLFQGNEGHTKITVELIGRIGGDFGRYALSISIIFACLTTSIGLTTAVSEYFERLLNKKVTYRALVWIIVLVSAVLSVYGVKYIISLSVPVLYALYPVAIVLILLNLFDFGFSTGLYRGAVAGAFLMGILYGLQHVSAVADRVKDMLVSIPLGPDGFAWIFTALIGGVVGGILGRFMPKA
- a CDS encoding bifunctional 5,10-methylenetetrahydrofolate dehydrogenase/5,10-methenyltetrahydrofolate cyclohydrolase is translated as MAVQMKGAEVSASMKEALQAEHAALRAKGIDPKLAIVRIGARGDDLAYERGALKRFGGLGFTVEVYEFPEDIEQRRLESEFEEINDDPSVHGILLFRPLPKHLDSEPLRRAIDPRKDVDGMSPLSAAKVFAGEDDGFPPCTPGAVMEMLEHYKVELKGKNVTIVGRSMVVGRPLAMLMLAKHATVTICHTRTVDMPAVCRRADVLVAAAGKAGMIGADCVTDRSIVVDVGINVDAEGKLCGDVDFGAVEPVVSMISPVPGGVGAVTTSVLAKNVLKAARLQLQ